TTAAAATGGTTAGCTACCATACTTAAAATTGTTGTTTTCCCAGCCCCATCTGGACCTTCAAATGTAATAAACATTCCAGTGTTCAAACTAATACCTCCATATTAAAAAGCACATTACTCTTTATTTTTTGGCTCTGTTAAACTTGTCTGTTGATTTCCGTTCCAGGCGCGAGCGGTTCGTGGGTGTTTCGGCGAGCCTCCTCGGAGAAACGCGCCTGCGGGGTCTCCCCTGAACCATACTCCCACAGGAGTCTTCGCGCCTTCCGCTCCAATCAACAGGTTTTGAAAATTAACAATGTTCTTTTACAAAACCTATTTTATATATACCTTAACCCTGCCTTCAGTAAGCATGGAGCCTCCTTGAAATCTTGCTCCTTTTTCTAACAGACCTTGAAGTTGTATAACCGCTTCTTGTTTTATTTCTTCTCCTTTTAATAGCAATGGAATTCCCGGCGGATATGGAATAATGGTTTCTGAGCATACTTTTCCAACTGCCTGTTCTAGCGGCATAGCTACTTCAACTAAGTTTGCCAATTCCCGATATGGAATAGCTAACTCAGAGATTCTATTGTTTGTAATGAGATGTTTGCTTTCATGTTCTTGATAAGGCAAATCCTCGACTACTTTTTTCATTTTCTTCACTACATCTCCCCATGGATAGGTTTGATTTTCTTTTAGTATAGGAAGAACCAAGAGTACGTTGTATGGATCTGCTAATTCTGTATAGATTGCCTCTGCTTCCAATCTCTTTTGTAATTCAAAACCACTTAAACCGCATCTCGTTTGAATGGTTAGTTTTAATAGGTCCCCTTGAAAATTAGGAAATGCCAATACTTTTATCGCCGGAATGTTTTCCAATTCTGCTTTAAAATGATTGATGCTCGTTTGTAATGCGTCTATATCCTGCTTTGAGTATGTAGCTAAGTATTTTCTCGCTAAATCCAATGATGCCATGATAGGGTACGAGGGACTGCTGGATTGAAATATCTGCAAATAATCCTTTACTTTAATTATATCAACTAAGTGGCTGTTCACATGCAAATATGAACCCATTGTCATGGCTGGAAGTGTTTTATGTGCCGATTGAACGACCATATCTGCCCCTAATTGGACGGCTGAAGCCGGGAAGTAGGCACCGATTATAAAATGAGCCCCATGAGCCTCATCAACTAAAACAGGTATCTCGTGAAGGTGGGCTTCCTTTATAATTCCTTCCAAGTCGTAAACCATTCCATAGTAATTAGGATAAGTTAAAATGATAGCTTTTACATGAGGATATAGATTAATTGCTTCCTTAACTGTATCTACTCTAACTCCTGCAGCTACCTTCCATTCTTCGTTATATTCCGGTTCTAAAAATACAGGTCTTACTCTAGCCAGCTTTAAGGCATTTAATACAGACTTATGGCAATTCCTCTGAACGAAAACTATATCATCTTCAGAGCAAGCAGCCATGATCATCGCTAAATTGCCTACTGTTGATCCATTTATTAAAAAGAAACTTTCCTTTGTTTGAAAAAGTTCAGTTAATAGCTGTTCAGCTTCTAAAATAACACCCTCAGGTGAATGTAAGTCATCTAAGCCAGATAGCTCTGTTACATCGAGTTTTAATAGCTGTTCATAAAATAAGCTTGCATCACTTTCATTGATAAAGCCATTTTTATGTCCAGGGACGTGAAATGAAATAGGGTTCAATTGGCTATGTTTAACTAATGCGTCAAAAAGAGGTGTATTTATTTGTGTATTCATCTGCATACTTCCTTTAAAGAGTCTTATTTATTTTAACAAAAAATGTTGTCCTTTCCCCACCCATTCCAAAAAAATAAAGCCCTAAAAGGACTTATTTAAGAAAATATTTCAGGTGTCGTTATTTTCCTAAGCTGTTTAAGAAAATATTTATACTTTGGATCATTCGTATCTGTTTGTATCAAATCACTTTCACAATCCGTACAAATAAAAGAAGTATAAAGATGTATGCCCTTCGGTTTTAGATTTTCGCAAATAACGCACGTTTCCTCATAATGACTATGTGCTAAAAATGAACTCACGTCCTCCACCTCCATACATCCATTCTGCCCTTTAAATAATATTTGTATACAATTTTTTGAATTCTCCACTCATTCCATCCTGTAATATACTATGTTGTAAAGTGGAATTGGGTGTATGTCTATAGGCGATTTCTTTTAAAACAATTCGTACTTTTTATATGAACATGCTCTTTTTGAAAAAAGCACAAAAAAGACAACCCAATACAGGTTGTCTTTTCATTTGCCTGGCAACGTCCTACTCTCACAGGGACTTTCGTCCCAACTACCATCGGCGCTGAGAAGCTTAACTTCCGTGTTCGGTATGGGAACGGGTGTGACCTTCTCGCCATAATTACCAGACCTATTAAATTGAGGTTTCATTCCCTCAAAACTAGATAATGTAGAAGAAAATTCAATAAACAATTGAGTTCGCTAAAAACTTGGTTAAGTCCTCGAACGATTAGTATCAGTCAGCTCCACATGTTACCACGCTTCCACCTCTGACCTATCAACCTGATCATCTTTCAGGGTTCTTACTAGCTTGACGCTATGGGAAATCTCATCTTGAGGGGGGCTTCATGCTTAGATGCTTTCAGCACTTATCCCGTCCGCACATAGCTACCCAGCGATGCCTTTGGCAAGACAACTGGTACACCAGCGGTGCGTCCATCCCGGTCCTCTCGTACTAAGGACAGCTCCTCTCAAATTTCCTGCGCCCACGACGGATAGGGACCGAACTGTCTCACGACGTTCTGAACCCAGCTCGCGTACCGCTTTAATGGGCGAACAGCCCAACCCTTGGGACCGACTACAGCCCCAGGATGCGATGAGCCGACATCGAGGTGCCAAACCTCCCCGTCGATGTGGACTCTTGGGGGAGATAAGCCTGTTATCCCCGGGGTAGCTTTTATCCGTTGAGCGATGGCCCTTCCATGCGGAACCACCGGATCACTAAGCCCGACTTTCGTCCCTGCTCGACTTGTAGGTCTCGCAGTCAAGCTCCCTTGTGCCTTTACACTCTACGAATGATTTCCAACCATTCTGAGGGAACCTTTGGGCGCCTCCGTTACTCTTTAGGAGGCGACCGCCCCAGTCAAACTGCCCACCTGACACTGTCTCCCACCCCGATAAGGGGTGCGGGTTAGAATTTCAATACAGCCAGGGTAGTATCCCACCGACGCCTCCACCGAAGCTAGCGCTCCGGCTTCTACGGCTCCTACCTATCCTGTACAAGCTGTACCAAAATTCAATATCAGGCTACAGTAAAGCTCCACGGGGTCTTTCCGTCCTGTCGCGGGTAACCTGCATCTTCACAGGTACTATAATTTCACCGAGTCTCTCGTTGAGACAGTGCCCAGATCGTTACGCCTTTCGTGCGGGTCGGAACTTACCCGACAAGGAATTTCGCTACCTTAGGACCGTTATAGTTACGGCCGCCGTTTACTGGGGCTTCGATTCAGAGCTTCGCTTGCGCTAACCCCTCCTCTTAACCTTCCAGCACCGGGCAGGCGTCAGCCCCTATACTTCGCCTTGCGGCTTCGCAGAGACCTGTGTTTTTGCTAAACAGTCGCCTGGGCCTATTCACTGCGGCTCTTCGAGGCTATTCACCTCAAAAAGCACCCCTTCTCCCGAAGTTACGGGGTCATTTTGCCGAGTTCCTTAACGAGAGTTCTCTCGCTCACCTTAGGATTCTCTCCTCGCCTACCTGTGTCGGTTTGCGGTACGGGCACCTTTTATCTCGCTAGAGGCTTTTCTTGGCAGTGTGGAATCAGGAACTTCGGTACTAAATTTCCCTCGCTATCACAGCTCAGCCTTTACGGAAAGCGGATTTTCCTACTTTCCAGCCTAACTGCTTAGACGCGCATATCCAACAGCGCGCTTACCCTATCCTCCTGCGTCCCCCCATCACTCAAACGATAAAGAGGTGGTACAGGAATATCAACCTGTTGTCCATCGCCTACGCCATTCGGCCTCGGCTTAGGTCCCGACTAACCCTGAGCGGACGAGCCTTCCTCAGGAAACCTTAGGCATACGGTGGATGAGATTCTCACTCATCTTTCGCTACTCATACCGGCATTCTCACTTCTAAGCGCTCCACCAGTCCTTACGGTCTAGCTTCAACGCCCTTAGAACGCTCTCCTACCACTGACATCTACGATGTCAATCCACAGCTTCGGTGTTACGTTTAGCCCCGGTACATTTTCGGCGCAGAGTCACTCGACCAGTGAGCTATTACGCACTCTTTAAATGGTGGCTGCTTCTAAGCCAACATCCTGGTTGTCTAAGCAACTCCACATCCTTTTCCACTTAACGTAAACTTTGGGACCTTAGCTGGTGGTCTGGGCTGTTTCCCTTTTGACTACGGATCTTATCACTCGCAGTCTGACTCCCACGGATAAGTCTTTGGCATTCGGAGTTTGTCTGAATTCGGTAACCCGATGAGGGCCCCTAGTCCAAACAGTGCTCTACCTCCAAGACTCTAACAACGTGAGGCTAGCCCTAAAGCTATTTCGGAGAGAACCAGCTATCTCCAAGTTCGATTGGAATTTCTCCGCTACCCACACCTCATCCCCGCACTTTTCAACGTGCGTGGGTTCGGGCCTCCATCCAGTGTTACCTGGACTTCACCCTGGACATGGGTAGATCACCTGGTTTCGGGTCTACGACCACATACTCATTCGCCCTATTCAGACTCGCTTTCGCTGCGGCTCCGTCTCTTCAACTTAACCTTGCATGGGATCGTAACTCGCCGGTTCATTCTACAAAAGGCACGCTATCACCCATTAACGGGCTCTAACTACTTGTAGGCACACGGTTTCAGGAACTATTTCACTCCCCTTCCGGGGTGCTTTTCACCTTTCCCTCACGGTACTGGTTCACTATCGGTCACTAGGGAGTATTTAGCCTTGGGAGATGGTCCTCCCTGCTTCCGACCGGATTTCACGTGTCCGGCCGTACTCAGGATCCACTCAGGAGGGAACGAAGTTTCGACTACAGGGTTTTTACCTTCTCTGACGGGCCTTTCCAGGCCGCTTCATCTACCCCGTTCCTTTGTAACTCCATGTAGAGTGTCCTACAACCCCAAGAGGCAAGCCTCTTGGTTTGGGCTATGTCCCGTTTCGCTCGCCGCTACTCAGGGAATCGCGTTTGCTTTCTCTTCCTCCGGGTACTTAGATGTTTCAGTTCCCCGGGTATGCCTTCAATACCCTATGTATTCAGGTAAAGATACTGTTCCATTACGAACAGTGGGTTTCCCCATTCGGAAATCTCTGGATCAAAGCTTACTTACAGCTCCCCAAAGCATATCGGTGTTAGTCCCGTCCTTCATCGGCTCCTAGTGCCAAGGCATTCACCGTGCGCCCTTTCTAACTTAACCTAAAAGGTTTATTACTCTATATATAATAGAGAGAAAACTAAAATGGCGATTACTCGATGTTTCTTGACTTTCTTCTTTACGATTATCTAGTTTTCAAAGAACGAGGCTACTGATTTCAATCACAACGTGATTAAACTTCAGAGCTTTACATCATGCTGCCTTGCGACGAGCTGAGGGATTACTTCCTCGAACTACTGCGGCGCAGGAGCAATGCAAGTTATATGAACGTTTAATCCAATGTTAATGAATTAAACTAAGTGGAGCTTAGCGGGATCGAACCGCTGACCTCCTGCGTGCAAGGCAGGCGCTCTCCCAGCTGAGCTAAAGCCCCGTAGAAGGAAAGTGGGCCTAAATGGACTCGAACCATCGACCTCACGCTTATCAGGCGTGCGCTCTAACCAGCTGAGCTATAGGCCCCCACTACGAAAATATGAATGAGAATTTGCACTCTCAAAACTAAACAAACAGAAAACAATCAAACAAACATGTTTTGTCTGGCTCATAGGTCCAGCTTATATCCTTAGAAAGGAGGTGATCCAGCCGCACCTTCCGATACGGCTACCTTGTTACGACTTCACCCCAATCATCTGTCCCACCTTAGGCGGCTGGCTCCTTACGGTTACCCCACCGACTTCGGGTGTTACAAACTCTCGTGGTGTGACGGGCGGTGTGTACAAGGCCCGGGAACGTATTCACCGCGGCATGCTGATCCGCGATTACTAGCGATTCCGGCTTCATGTAGGCGAGTTGCAGCCTACAATCCGAACTGAGAATGGTTTTATGGGATTGGCTAAACCTCGCGGTCTTGCAGCCCTTTGTACCATCCATTGTAGCACGTGTGTAGCCCAGGTCATAAGGGGCATGATGATTTGACGTCATCCCCACCTTCCTCCGGTTTGTCACCGGCAGTCACCTTAGAGTGCCCAACTGAATGCTGGCAACTAAGATCAAGGGTTGCGCTCGTTGCGGGACTTAACCCAACATCTCACGACACGAGCTGACGACAACCATGCACCACCTGTCACTCTGTCCCCCGAAGGGGAAAGTCCTATCTCTAGGAGTGTCAGAGGATGTCAAGACCTGGTAAGGTTCTTCGCGTTGCTTCGAATTAAACCACATGCTCCACCGCTTGTGCGGGCCCCCGTCAATTCCTTTGAGTTTCAGCCTTGCGGCCGTACTCCCCAGGCGGAGTGCTTAATGCGTTAGCTGCAGCACTAAGGGGCGGAAACCCCCTAACACTTAGCACTCATCGTTTACGGCGTGGACTACCAGGGTATCTAATCCTGTTTGCTCCCCACGCTTTCGCGCCTCAGCGTCAGTTACAGACCAGAAAGCCGCCTTCGCCACTGGTGTTCCTCCACATCTCTACGCATTTCACCGCTACACGTGGAATTCCGCTTTCCTCTTCTGCACTCAAGTCCCCCAGTTTCCAATGACCCTCCACGGTTGAGCCGTGGGCTTTCACATCAGACTTAAAGGACCGCCTGCGCGCGCTTTACGCCCAATAATTCCGGACAACGCTTGCCACCTACGTATTACCGCGGCTGCTGGCACGTAGTTAGCCGTGGCTTTCTGGTTAGGTACCGTCAAGGTACCGGCAGTTACTCCGGTACTTGTTCTTCCCTAACAACAGAGCTTTACGACCCGAAGGCCTTCATCGCTCACGCGGCGTTGCTCCATCAGACTTTCGTCCATTGTGGAAGATTCCCTACTGCTGCCTCCCGTAGGAGTCTGGGCCGTGTCTCAGTCCCAGTGTGGCCGATCACCCTCTCAGGTCGGCTACGCATCGTCGCCTTGGTGAGCCGTTACCTCACCAACTAGCTAATGCGCCGCGGGCCCATCTGTAAGTGTCAGCCGAAACCGACTTTCAGCTTTTCCTCATGTGAGGAAAAGGATTATCCGGTATTAGCTCCGGTTTCCCGAAGTTATCCCAGTCTTACAGGCAGGTTGCCCACGTGTTACTCACCCGTCCGCCGCTAACCACCGAAGTGGTTCGCTCGACTTGCATGTATTAGGCACGCCGCCAGCGTTCGTCCTGAGCCAGGATCAAACTCTCCAAGAAAGTTGATTAGCTCATTTTGTTACGTTGGCTAACTTCAATTAAGAAGTTAAATATTATTGTTTGTTGACGTTTTTGTTTGTTTAGTTTTCAAAGAACAAAACCTCACGCCGTCTTAAGACGACTTTTTAATCTTACCAAGTTACTAATAAAAAGTCAATAACTTTTTATTTAATGTTTTGCCGTCTCTGTGACGACTTTTACTATATTACAGCATTCAACCCATATGGTCAATAGTTATTTTAAAAAAATAATAGCCGCTGTGGTCAGCGGCCTGTACAGCTATAATATCCATTGTTGTATGGCTACTAGGGCAAATACGCCTGGGATTCCTAGAAAACCAGAAACTGCAGATGTAGCGACATTGATGGGGACATGGATCCCGTATCCGTTACCCGCTGTGTTTAAGAAAAATAAAAAAAGCGCACCAATGAGAAATTTAACCGCTGCTTGTCCAATAAATCTTGCTGGTTTAAAGGGCGCCCCTGAGAATAAGAGTAAAAGAATCAGACCACCTAGTACAGATATTACGACAATCGGCTCCAAATAATGTTCCCCTCCTTCTTCAGTTATTTTCAATACAACTTATGTACAAGTTAGGGAGAATAGACCGTAAAAATAAAAAAAGCCTTCGCACATACTTTGTGTTCAGGCAGCTTTAATCATTTTATTTAAGTAAGGTTAAATTTCGTTGTTTCGCTTCTCTTAATAAGAAGATATATTTTGCTTCTGCAATTTTTGTTTGGCAAATGACCTCTTCGGAAGGGTCGAAACTTTTTTCCAAAAGCTGTTTTTCTTGATGCCAATGCCCTTTCAATCGACTTAGCTGTATCAAGAGCTTCTCATCATACTCTTTGCGAAGCCGCCCTTTACGTCGAAAAAACATAGTTTTCTTCCTCCGCGTTTCTTATAATTCCCGTCGTCCCTCTATCGCTTTGGATAAAGTTACTTCATCTGCATATTCCAGATCTCCACCAACAGGCAGCCCGTGGGCTATTCTTGTTGTTTTGATCCCTGATGGCTTTAACAAACGGGAGATATACATAGCCGTTGCTTCCCCTTCAATGTTCGGGTTGGTGGCTAAGATGACTTCTTGAACGGTTTCATCTTGAAGACGTTTTAATAAGTCTGGGATATTAATATCCTCAGGTCCAATTCCATCCATTGGAGAAATGGCTCCATGTAATACATGATATAAGCCGTTAAACTCCTTCATTTTTTCCATAGCTATTACGTCTTTAGGATCTTGGACCACACAAATAACACTTCTATCTCTGCGCTGATCCTCACAGATATAACATGGGTCTTGATCCGTGATGTGTCCACATACGGAACAATAGGTTAAATTACGTTTAGCATTTACTAGTGCTTTTGCAAAATCGAGGACGGTGTCTTCTTTCATGCTTAACACATAAAAGGCCAGGCGCGCAGCCGTTTTCGGGCCGATTCCCGGCAGTTTCATAAAGCTGTCTATGAGCTTAGAAATCGGTTCAGGATAATGCATGTTCGATTTTCCCCTTTAATAAAAGAGGCTGCACTTAAGAGTCAGCCTCTTTTTATTTAATCTAGCTTAGAATGGAAGATTCATTCCCTTTGTGAATTGGCCCATTGTATTGTTTGATAATTCTTCCGCTTTTTTAAGTGCATCATTTACTGCCGCTAACACAAGATCTTGTAACATTTCTACATCGTCTGGATCTACTGCTTCAGGTTTGATTTGAACATCTACTACTTCTTTGTGACCGGTTACGATTACTTTTACCATACCGCCGCCAGCTGTTCCTTCAATTTGTTTTTGACCTAATTCTTCTTGAGCTTCCGCCATTTTCTTTTGCATTTTTTGCATTTGTTTCATCATATTTTGCATATTTCCCATACCGCCACGCATCATTCTATTACCTCCAAAAGTTTAATTAGTATTAGTCTATGATTTCTACGAATTCAGCGCCAAAAAGTTTCTTCGCCTCAGAAATATGAGGTTCTTCTTCCTTACTTTTAGTTTCGCTGTCTTCTCCTTCATCGCCATGCTGGCTATTCAAGAAACTTTCACGGATCGGCCCCCACTGCTCTTCAGGAACTCCTAAGAATATAAACCTTTTTCCGGTTAATTTCTGAAGGGTAGCAGCTACCGCCTCTTGGAAGTCCCTTCGATCCATTGCCATCTGACAAATCATCTCATGCTTAAATTTTATAATTATGGCATCTGCCGAAGCAGCAACTGGCTCGGCGTCATTTAACAAGGCTGCATGCGATTTGATTAAGTTTGATCGCATTTCACCCCAATTACCTTTAATCTGATTTAAATCATTTTTAGTAGCAATCTTTAACACTTCATTGATTCTTCCAACTGCAGGCTGGAATCCTTTTCTCGATGCCCTCTGTGCCACCTTTTGCTGTTGAGGTGGAGCATCTTGCTGTGACACTGCGATCCCGCTTGACTTCAATTGCTGTAACTCATTTTCGAGTTGTTCAATTCGTGACAACAAATGATCGACATTTGCCGGCTGTGTAGCTTCTCTTTCTATACCTTCCATTTGACATAGCTTCACAATGGCTACTTCAAGAAAGATTCTCGGATGGTTTGTCCAGCGCATTTCTTGTTGTGTTTTATTCAAGAAATCAATGTACTCGTAAATTTGCCCGGTAGGAACAACCTCTGCCATCTGGCGAAATTCATCATCTAGCATCACTCGTTCAAGTGACTCTTCCAGGTTAGGTGCAGTTTTATAAAGCAGCATGTCTCGATAGAAAAGAATGAAATCTTCAATGAACCGTGTTGGATCCTTCCCATGGAATAAGAGCTCTTCTAATGCCTCTAAACCGCTTGCTACATCCTTGTCTAGGAAAGACTTACTTAATTTATTCAGAAATCCTTGAGATACTGAACCGGTTACGGTTAAAGCATCTTCCACTGTTACCCGATCCTGACTATAGGATATCGCTTGGTCTAACAGGCTTAAGGCATCACGCATTCCACCCTCGGCAGCGCGGGCAATCATTTTTAGTGCATCCTCATCGCAATTTATTCCTGTTTCGTCCACAATCAATTTCATTCGCTTTACAATCGAATGGGCTGTAATGCGTCTAAAATCAAATCGCTGACACCTAGAGATAATCGTTAATGGGATTTTATGAGGTTCTGTTGTAGCTAAGATAAAAATTACATGCTTGGGTGGTTCTTCTAGTGTTTTCAATAAGGCATTAAAAGCACTAATCGAAAGCATATGTACCTCATCAATGATGTAAACCTTATAGTTCACTGCAGTCGGTGCAAATTTGACCTTTTCCAATACATCTCTCATTTCTTCTACACGAGAGTTGGATGCAGCATCAAATTCTAACACATCTGGAATGGTTCCATTGGTAATTCCACGGCACGCCGCACATTCATTGCATGGTTCAGCTACAGGCGCACGTTCACAATTGATAGCTTTTGCTAAGATTTTAGCAGCACTCGTTTTCCCTGTTCCTCTTGGGCCAGAAAAAAGATAGGCATGAGAAATCTTTTGTTGAAGTAGGGCGTTTTGCAATGTCTGCGTCACATGTTCTTGTCCTACTACATCAATAAATGCCTGCGGACGCCAAACACGATATAAAGCTTGATAAGCCAACTGACACCGCCCCCTTCGAAATAATTCATCCTAACCATTATAACGTATCCATTTTCATTTTTTCAAAGTGTATTCATAAGAGTTCACAAAAAAACTCATCTCCATTCTGAGATGAGTTAATTTATAAATAATATGTAACTGCCGTGCACCTTCCTTCGACTGACGCCCATAAGCGTTACTTAAGCAGTTAGCTCGGCCCAGGCTGCCCTGCGGCACATGAGAGAGTCCACTTAATGCTGCTTCCTTCCGGACCTGACATGGTTCATGGATTCCCATTGCGCAGGACCCAGGCGTCAACACCACTTACTTAAGGCAGACCCTACAGACAATCAGCCTCAGGAAGGGATTCAGTCCCGCTAGAGCGGATTGCGGGTACAGGGCACCGCTACCTCCCCACCTAGCACGGCAAAGTTGATAACTAAGTTTTGTGCGTCGTATCTGACGCCTTTCTAATATACAATCAATCCAGAGAAAAATCAATAAATATCCTCTGTAAGTTATTGTAAATATTTATTCAAGCTCTTTCTTTCGTTGTTTCTCAAGTTTTTTTCTTTCTCTAATTCCCCGAAAAAAGTCCGAAAGCAGCTGGCCGCATTCCGCTTCTAATACACCTCGGCTTATCTCACTTTGATGATTAAAGCGTGCATCCTGTAAAAGATTCATGAGTGTGCCTGCACACCCTCCCTTTGGATCACTCGCACCATAAACCACTCTTTTCACTCTTGATAAAATAATTGCTCCCGAGCACATTGGACATGGTTCAAGAGTCACATACAAGGTGGCATCCTCTAATCGCCAGGAGCCTATTTCCCGACATGCCTGCTCAATCGCGAGAAGTTCTGCATGTGCTACAGCGCTCTGTTCCCTTTCCCGTAAATTATGTGCCCGGGAAATAATCTTGTCTCCTACGACAATAACCGCCCCGATTGGCACCTCATTTAGTTCTTCCGCCTTTTGTGCTTCCTTTATCGCTTCTTTCATATAATGCTCATCTAGATTTCCATCAACCGTCATAGCAAACTCCTTCTTATGGATAAGTATTCTATTCTTACTCCAAAATAAAGGAAGGAGGAGAGAAGCAAATGGAGAATAATTATCCCGCACTGATTATTATTGATATGATAAACAATTTTGATTTTTCACATGGTCCCATTTTAGCCAAAAAAGCCCTGCAAATTGCTAAGCCCATCAAAGAATTAAAAAAACAATTTAATGAACATAATCTACCTGTCATCTTTATGAATGATCATTACAATTTGTGGCAGGCTGATTTTACTAAAATCATCGACCACTGCAGGAATGAATACAGCCAACCGATTTTTGACTGTCTGCTTCCTGAGGAACAAGATTATTTTTTAATAAAGCCAAAGCACTCCGCCTTTTACGAAACTTCCTTATCCATCTTGTTAGCACAGTTAAAGGTAAATTCCCTTATCCTAACAGGCATTGCCGGCAATATTTGCGTGTTATTTACTGCAAACGATGCCTATATGCGCGAGTATCAAATTTATGCCCCTTGTAATTGTATTACATCTGTCGATACACAGGATAATCACTTTGCTCTAACTATGATGAAGAATGTATTAAAGGCAAAGACCGAGCCTAGTCATCATGAAATTTATCAACATTATATCATTTATCCTTCCCTTCCCTCATAAAATAGTTGCAACGCATGTTTGATGGGAGGGATTAGGATGCAAATCCATGTAATAAGAAGGAACGAATCGTTAACCTCAATTGCTAGAGCATATCAAACCACTGTGAACGATATTGTGGAGGCAAATGAATTACCCAATCCTAATGATCTAGTGATTGGGCAATCTATCGTCATCCCAATTATCGGCCGCTTTTATTTCGTTCAGCCGGGTGATTCTTTATTCTCTATCGCCAGAAAAGTAGGAATCCCCTATCAAGAGCTTGCCTCTATTAATCGAATTAATGTGAATCAACCGCTTAATGTTGGCTTCCGCCTTTATATACCCCAAGGGAAAAAAAGAAACGCTGAGTTTAATGCCTATGTAGAGCCAAGAGGTACAACCGTTGCACCGGTATTAGAGAACAGTGCCCGTGAAGCAGCTCCTTACTTAACCTATCTAGCCCCTTTTAGTTTTCAAGCACGCCGGGACGGGACCTTAAAGGAACCTTTACTGAATAATTTCCCTGCCATCGCAAAAGCCAATCGGAACGTCCTAATGATGGTGATTAACAATCAAGAAAACGATCAATTTAGTGATGAACTCGGACGTATTCTTTTAAACGACATGGCTATTCAAGATAAATTTTTAAACAATATCGTTGCAACCGCTAAAAAATATGGATTTCGCGATATACACTTCGACTTTGAATTTTTGCGTCCAGCTGACCGGGAGGCTTACAATAATTTTTTACGAAAAGCAAAGCAACGTTTTAAGAGCGAAGGCTGGCTGATGTCTACAGCCCTTGCTCCGAAAACTAGTGCTACACAAAAAGGGAAATGGTATGAAGGACATGATTATAAGGCACACGGAGAGATATCT
The window above is part of the Bacillus sp. SORGH_AS_0510 genome. Proteins encoded here:
- a CDS encoding glycoside hydrolase family 18 protein, which encodes MQIHVIRRNESLTSIARAYQTTVNDIVEANELPNPNDLVIGQSIVIPIIGRFYFVQPGDSLFSIARKVGIPYQELASINRINVNQPLNVGFRLYIPQGKKRNAEFNAYVEPRGTTVAPVLENSAREAAPYLTYLAPFSFQARRDGTLKEPLLNNFPAIAKANRNVLMMVINNQENDQFSDELGRILLNDMAIQDKFLNNIVATAKKYGFRDIHFDFEFLRPADREAYNNFLRKAKQRFKSEGWLMSTALAPKTSATQKGKWYEGHDYKAHGEISDFVVIMTYEWGYSGGPAMAVSPIDAVRKVLDYAITEIPSNKILMGQNLYGYDWTLPFVQGSVAKAVSPQQAIQLAAKHNVEIQYDTKAQAPHFKYKDEAGKEHEVWFEDARSIQAKFDLIKELNLRGMSYWKLGLSFPQNWLLIVDNFNVTKRGT